A region from the Fundulus heteroclitus isolate FHET01 chromosome 22, MU-UCD_Fhet_4.1, whole genome shotgun sequence genome encodes:
- the LOC105926145 gene encoding uncharacterized protein LOC105926145 translates to MKPSWLPLAELSSSPQKRKDSRRNMDVCTASSRGHAKRRVGKKNRNWHGRLHLRKAVVQPPAMQSPDKHGPKKTAKRWEPTAAWPPSTEPPQEAGVASDGGGALRFPCSRCADASEYAPRDLVRHFVEKHRGSPPVFPCHRCTFSAREFSYLQVHLLSHEDTFSSCSMCGDNVQRTWPEFSAHLATRHCSDGSYSCGTCGKFATFDLREFLEHVCKHNPSVGAVDGRDKDRLPGPPAPCCQFCGFEPSGKWLAKNRVRGAHVCQNGDQRKDRRQVHSVATKASDPHPRAKTRLTRSTVRDTCWLTHDCLSLPGKEFLGKYCHLSDPQTTLEETQEFLMQSVAGETDDQKWTKALQSVLSNVPQKSPENGVAADLAVLTVKNKITVAQNGGAYPKRLKVTPADKDVARPEGEGDRSGPDLNRKRLAPQADGEPRDDCSTSGENRKSTTGSEIQENGREPEEPVEVEGTCKSRGLKLTSEGEAKASAGRLLTKGKAQKRRRRRRARFKKAQRRSAIQEKQWVPQSSSPPQDEAHLVGIVQPEHRVDQNCTQGPPADSADPSEHAAVCQSEDKRDPLESFPPTRQRAPDGVEESRESSDESTSDEGAEEAHPPAASGTPREDLPLQESRRSSEGEGSEERRGATAGTPHEEVHLVHSSLDDPTEQRHQIAEGLRNEEVPAPPSPRLLQQEPSPAAGRQRQPLPKHQQRTLKLVAINSSQPVKRPAGDQPVVVLNHPDADIPQVSRIMEVVNRYREVRKVLLSRRTLRALSAPGGEAPEADDDDAAAADQGEISVQERFTLRLKFRRLSRKKYEVVGVASPGRDAAARFSCWFCGRVFTSQAEMMAHRQRHLMDWKKPNCE, encoded by the exons ATGAAACCATCATGGCTGCCACTCGCTGAGCTGTCAAGCTCTCCACAAAAGAGGAAAG ATAGCAGAAGAAACATGGACGTCTGCACAGCCTCCTCCAGGGGCCACGCAAAGCGCCGCGTCGGCAAGAAGAATAGAAACTGGCACGGACGGCTCCACCTCAGGAAAGCCGTCGTTCAGCCCCCAGCTATGCAAAGCCCAGATAAGCACGGACCAAAGAAGACAGCCAAGCGGTGGGAGCCGACCGCCGCGTGGCCCCCGTCGACGGAGCCTCCGCAGGAAGCCGGCGTGGCGAGCGACGGCGGAGGCGCGCTCCGGTTCCCCTGCTCTCGGTGTGCGGACGCGTCGGAGTACGCGCCCAGAGACCTGGTGAGGCACTTTGTGGAGAAGCACCGCGGGAGCCCGCCGGTGTTCCCCTGTCACCGGTGCACCTTCAGCGCCCGCGAGTTCTCCTACCTTCAGGTGCACCTGCTGAGCCACGAGGACACCTTCTCCAGCTGCAGCATGTGCGGGGACAACGTCCAGCGCACGTGGCCCGAGTTTAGCGCTCACCTGGCGACGCGCCACTGCTCGGACGGCAGCTACTCGTGCGGGACGTGCGGGAAATTCGCCACGTTCGACCTGCGGGAGTTCCTGGAGCACGTGTGCAAGCACAACCCAAGCGTCGGCGCCGTTGACGGACGGGACAAGGACCGGCTCCCGGGCCCTCCGGCGCCATGTTGCCAGTTCTGCGGCTTCGAGCCCTCCGGGAAATGGCTGGCGAAGAACCGCGTCAGAGGCGCCCACGTCTGCCAGAACGGTGACCAGAGGAAGGACAGGAGGCAAGTTCACTCCGTGGCGACGAAAGCGAGCGACCCGCACCCCAGGGCGAAGACGAGGCTGACGAGGAGTACCGTCCGGGACACCTGCTGGTTGACGCACGACTGCCTGTCTCTCCCGGGGAAAGAGTTTCTGGGTAAATACTGCCATCTGTCTGATCCCCAAACCACGTTAGAGGAGACCCAGGAGTTCTTGATGCAGTCCGTGGCCGGGGAAACCGACGACCAGAAGTGGACCAAGGCTCTCCAGTCGGTTCTGTCCAACGTTCCTCAGAAAAGCCCGGAAAATGGCGTCGCGGCGGACCTCGCCGTCCTCACCGTCAAGAACAAGATAACAGTGGCGCAGAACGGCGGCGCTTACCCCAAGAGGCTGAAAGTGACCCCCGCCGACAAGGACGTCGCACGTCCCGAAGGCGAGGGCGACCGGAGCGGTCCGGATTTGAACCGGAAACGTTTGGCGCCGCAGGCCGACGGCGAACCCCGCGACGACTGCTCCACGTCCGGAGAGAATCGCAAATCGACAACCGGCTCAGAAATCCAGGAGAACGGTCGGGAACCGGAGGAGCCTGTGGAGGTGGAGGGCACCTGCAAGTCGAGGGGTTTGAAGTTGACGAGCGAGGGCGAGGCGAAGGCGTCCGCCGGCAGACTCTTGACGAAGGGCAAGGCACAAAAACGGCGACGGAGGAGAAGGGCCAGATTTAAAAAAGCGCAAAGAAGATCGGCTATACAGGAGAAGCAGTGGGTTCCTCAAAGCTCTTCGCCTCCACAGGATGAGGCTCACCTGGTGGGAATTGTCCAACCGGAGCACCGCGTCGACCAAAACTGCACCCAAGGTCCCCCGGCAGACTCCGCTGACCCGTCCGAACACGCCGCAGTCTGTCAGTCTGAAGACAAACGTGACCCGCTCGAAAGCTTTCCACCGACGCGTCAGCGGGCTCCGGACGGCGTGGAGGAGTCACGGGAGTCCTCCGATGAAAGCACGTCTGACGAGGGAGCGGAGGAGGCGCATCCACCGGCGGCATCGGGGACTCCTCGTGAGGATCTGCCGCTCCAGGAATCCCGCCGGAGCTCAGAGGGCGAAGGatcagaggagaggagaggcgcCACTGCCGGCACGCCACACG aggagGTACATTTGGTACACTCCAGCCTCGATGATCCCACGGAGCAGCGCCACCAGATTGCTGAAGGGTTAAGAAACGAAGAGGTGCCGGCACCCCCCAGCCCCCGTCTCCTCCAACAGGAGCCCTCGCcggccgccggccgccagcgGCAGCCGCTCCCCAAACACCAGCAGAGGACCCTGAAGTTGGTCGCCATAAACTCCTCCCAGCCGGTGAAGCGACCGGCGGGAGACCAGCCAGTGGTGGTGCTGAACCACCCGGACGCCGACATCCCCCAGGTGAGCCGCATCATGGAGGTGGTGAACAGGTACAGGGAGGTTCGGAAAGTCCTGCTCTCCCGGCGGACCCTGAGGGCCCTCTCCGCCCCGGGCGGCGAGGCCCCGGAGGCGGACGACGACGACGCGGCGGCGGCGGACCAGGGGGAGATCTCCGTGCAGGAGAGGTTCACCCTGAGGCTGAAGTTCCGCAGGCTGAGCAGGAAGAAGTACGAAGTGGTGGGCGTGGCGTCGCCGGGGCGGGACGCCGCGGCCAGGTTCTCCTGCTGGTTCTGCGGCAGGGTGTTCACCAGCCAGGCGGAGATGATGGCGCACCGGCAGCGGCATCTGATGGACTGGAAGAAGCCAAACTGTGAATAG